One stretch of Vulgatibacter sp. DNA includes these proteins:
- a CDS encoding site-2 protease family protein, which translates to MNASDLQSLVLWFIPVLLSLTVHEWAHAASAHALGDDTAARLGRLTLNPIPHIDPVGTVLLPVMQVIFSGGVFFAWAKPVPVTPTRFTRKVTMSTGMMIVSAAGPVSNLLLALGAALSMGLAMRAGQTNEAIYAFAQSMLVLNLALAIFNMIPLPPLDGSKVLLGLLPRRTALAYEKIFPYAPVLLIGVFLFGGRLIHRPMMWLGGWLMHLSAAIAG; encoded by the coding sequence GTGAACGCCTCCGATCTGCAGAGCCTCGTCCTCTGGTTCATCCCCGTGCTCCTCTCGTTGACGGTGCACGAGTGGGCGCACGCCGCCTCCGCCCACGCCCTGGGTGACGACACGGCGGCGCGGCTGGGCCGGCTCACGCTCAACCCCATCCCCCACATCGATCCGGTCGGTACGGTGCTGCTGCCGGTGATGCAGGTGATCTTCTCCGGGGGCGTCTTCTTCGCCTGGGCCAAGCCGGTGCCGGTGACGCCCACCCGCTTCACCCGCAAGGTCACGATGTCGACCGGGATGATGATCGTCTCGGCGGCGGGGCCCGTCTCCAACCTGCTCCTCGCCCTGGGGGCGGCGCTCAGCATGGGCCTCGCCATGCGGGCCGGGCAGACCAACGAGGCGATCTACGCCTTCGCCCAGTCGATGCTGGTGCTCAACCTGGCGCTGGCGATCTTCAACATGATCCCGCTCCCGCCCCTGGACGGCAGCAAGGTGCTCCTCGGCCTACTCCCCCGGCGGACGGCGCTGGCCTACGAGAAGATCTTCCCGTACGCTCCGGTGCTCCTCATCGGCGTCTTCCTCTTCGGCGGAAGGCTGATCCACAGGCCGATGATGTGGCTGGGCGGGTGGCTGATGCACCTCAGCGCGGCGATCGCGGGCTAG
- the pheT gene encoding phenylalanine--tRNA ligase subunit beta has protein sequence MQISYKWLSDLVEQMPPVDRLAELLTHAGLEVEAIERRGEGLGHVVVGQVVSKEPVEGSDKLNLCKVDAGQGELLSIVCGAANYGVGAKVPTALLGAELPNGMRIERRKLRGVESAGMLCSAKELGVSEESAGLLLLEENAPVGQAITEHLGLDDVVLTLNATPNRPDWLSHLGVARELVALTGTKLRMPAAAPQESGTPASDLVAVEIRDPARCGRYAARVVEGVRFGASPQWMQQRLTACGVRALGNVIDVTNYVLLETGHPLHAFDLDKVRGGRIVVRTAEAGEKLVTLDEKERTLVPEDLVIADGERALVLAGVMGGADAEVGEGTTRVLIESAWFQPTGVRRSSKRHGLHTESSHRFERGADIEAVRFAIDRAAALIQQLAGGEVRPGVVDEFPGSREPAQVALRWKRVGELLGVEVPAEESRRILLDLGFGLVAEDGQGARFAVPTFRTDVGREADLIEEVARIRGYATVPTALPSAAAEAAQPTKAQRVQAALREIFAGAGLDEVLNYAFVDPKDLAALVPGGKAPAALPLRNPLTETQSVMRTGLVAGLLRNAAFNRNRQVEDLRLYEIGPAFLPEGTRDAPVREPVRVAGLLAGNRRPANWAEGAQPVDFFDAKGILETMLASLGVVGVRWEAGDATWLHPRSACVVMAGERAVGQLGELHPVVAESFDLPRGVFVFELEFDALVEAAHLLPRFTGVPRFPAVLRDLAVVVPVEVSAARIEAVLRGPAGEGLVEGVELFDVYQGPQLGEGRKNLAFAIRYRAPERTLTDEEITRVHGALVQALAREVGAELRG, from the coding sequence ATGCAGATTTCCTACAAATGGCTGTCCGATCTCGTGGAGCAGATGCCGCCGGTGGACCGGCTGGCGGAGCTCCTCACCCACGCAGGCCTCGAGGTCGAGGCGATCGAGCGCCGTGGCGAGGGCCTCGGCCACGTCGTGGTCGGGCAGGTGGTCTCCAAGGAGCCGGTGGAAGGCTCCGACAAGCTCAACCTCTGCAAGGTGGACGCGGGGCAGGGCGAGCTCCTCTCCATCGTCTGCGGCGCGGCCAACTACGGTGTCGGCGCCAAGGTGCCCACCGCGCTCCTCGGCGCGGAGCTTCCCAACGGGATGCGGATCGAGCGGCGCAAGCTCCGCGGGGTCGAGTCCGCCGGCATGCTCTGCTCCGCGAAGGAGCTGGGCGTCTCCGAGGAGAGCGCCGGTCTCCTGCTCCTCGAGGAGAACGCGCCGGTGGGGCAGGCGATCACCGAGCACCTCGGCCTCGACGACGTCGTGCTCACCCTGAACGCCACGCCCAACCGCCCCGACTGGCTCTCGCACCTGGGCGTCGCCAGGGAGCTGGTGGCCCTCACCGGCACGAAGCTGCGGATGCCCGCTGCGGCGCCGCAGGAGAGCGGAACCCCCGCCAGCGATCTCGTTGCGGTGGAGATCCGCGATCCCGCCCGCTGCGGCCGATACGCCGCCCGCGTGGTGGAGGGCGTGCGCTTCGGCGCCTCGCCGCAGTGGATGCAGCAGCGGCTCACCGCGTGCGGCGTGCGCGCCCTCGGCAACGTGATCGACGTCACCAACTACGTGCTCCTCGAGACGGGCCATCCCCTCCATGCCTTCGACCTCGACAAGGTCCGCGGCGGGAGGATCGTGGTTCGCACCGCCGAGGCCGGCGAGAAGCTGGTCACCCTCGACGAGAAGGAGCGCACGCTCGTCCCCGAGGATCTGGTCATCGCCGACGGCGAGCGGGCCCTGGTCCTCGCCGGCGTGATGGGCGGCGCCGACGCCGAAGTGGGCGAGGGCACCACGCGGGTGCTGATCGAGAGCGCGTGGTTCCAGCCCACGGGCGTGCGCCGCTCCTCCAAGCGGCACGGCCTCCACACCGAGTCCTCGCATCGCTTCGAGCGCGGGGCCGACATCGAGGCGGTCCGCTTCGCCATCGATCGGGCGGCGGCGTTGATCCAGCAGCTCGCCGGCGGCGAGGTGCGGCCCGGCGTCGTCGACGAGTTCCCGGGCAGTCGGGAGCCGGCGCAGGTGGCGCTGCGGTGGAAGCGGGTGGGCGAGCTCCTCGGCGTCGAGGTTCCCGCGGAGGAATCGCGCCGGATCCTCCTCGACCTCGGCTTCGGGCTGGTCGCCGAGGACGGGCAGGGCGCGCGCTTCGCCGTCCCGACCTTCCGCACCGACGTGGGCCGCGAGGCCGATCTGATCGAGGAGGTCGCCCGGATCCGCGGCTACGCCACGGTACCGACGGCGCTGCCCTCCGCCGCGGCGGAGGCAGCGCAGCCGACGAAGGCGCAGCGGGTCCAGGCAGCGCTACGGGAGATCTTCGCGGGGGCCGGCCTCGACGAGGTGCTCAACTACGCCTTCGTCGATCCGAAGGACCTCGCGGCGCTGGTGCCCGGGGGCAAGGCGCCTGCCGCGCTGCCGCTGCGCAACCCGCTCACCGAGACCCAGAGCGTGATGCGGACCGGACTCGTCGCCGGGCTGCTGCGCAACGCCGCCTTCAACCGGAACCGGCAGGTGGAGGATCTGCGCCTCTACGAGATCGGGCCCGCCTTCCTTCCCGAGGGCACCCGCGACGCGCCGGTTCGGGAGCCGGTGCGCGTGGCGGGCCTCCTCGCCGGGAACCGCCGCCCCGCCAATTGGGCGGAAGGCGCGCAGCCCGTCGATTTCTTCGATGCCAAGGGGATCCTCGAGACGATGCTCGCCTCGCTGGGCGTCGTCGGCGTGCGCTGGGAGGCTGGCGACGCGACGTGGCTCCACCCGCGCTCGGCCTGCGTGGTGATGGCGGGCGAGCGGGCGGTGGGGCAGCTCGGCGAGCTCCACCCGGTGGTGGCCGAGTCCTTCGATCTGCCCCGCGGCGTCTTCGTCTTCGAGCTCGAATTCGACGCGCTGGTCGAGGCGGCCCACCTGCTGCCCCGGTTCACCGGCGTGCCCCGCTTCCCGGCGGTGCTCCGGGACCTGGCAGTCGTGGTGCCGGTGGAGGTCTCCGCGGCGCGGATCGAGGCGGTGCTCCGCGGCCCCGCAGGCGAGGGGCTGGTCGAGGGCGTGGAGCTCTTCGACGTCTACCAGGGGCCGCAGCTCGGCGAAGGCCGCAAGAACCTCGCCTTCGCCATCCGCTACCGGGCGCCGGAGCGCACCCTCACCGACGAGGAGATCACCCGGGTTCACGGGGCGCTGGTGCAGGCCCTGGCCCGCGAGGTCGGCGCCGAGCTCCGAGGCTGA
- a CDS encoding integration host factor subunit alpha codes for MTKADIIEGVYEKVGFSKKESAEIVELVFDTVKETLERGEKIKVSGFGNFIVREKNSRVGRNPQTGEEIEISARRVLTFRPSQVLKNALNGTIGESEDGAEVERAQ; via the coding sequence ATGACCAAGGCGGACATCATCGAGGGCGTCTACGAGAAGGTCGGCTTCTCCAAGAAGGAGTCGGCGGAGATCGTGGAGCTCGTCTTCGACACAGTCAAAGAGACGCTGGAGCGGGGCGAGAAGATCAAGGTCTCGGGCTTCGGCAACTTCATCGTCCGCGAGAAGAACTCGCGGGTCGGGCGCAATCCCCAGACCGGCGAGGAGATCGAGATCTCCGCGCGGCGGGTGCTCACCTTCCGGCCGTCGCAGGTCCTCAAGAACGCCCTCAACGGCACGATCGGCGAGTCCGAGGACGGCGCCGAGGTCGAGCGGGCGCAGTAG
- the surE gene encoding 5'/3'-nucleotidase SurE translates to MRFLISNDDGIQSDGLRTLARALSEVGEVCVVAPDREQSAASHAISLHRPLRIHEVADDWWSVDGTPTDCVYLALHHLLKDRRPDVVVSGINYGANLADDVTYSGTVAAAMEGALLGVPAIAVSLVSRETFDFAFAAKFAAGLAAEVAERKLPRGMLLNVNVPRDPAGGYRFTKLGKRSYGSAVVENVDPRGRKYYWIGGSESKHVDIPGSDCNAVFGERLISVTPLHLDLTEYKLLDELRAWSVPGFDADERAT, encoded by the coding sequence ATGCGATTTCTCATCTCCAACGACGACGGCATCCAGTCCGACGGCCTGCGCACCCTGGCCCGGGCGCTCTCCGAGGTCGGCGAGGTCTGCGTGGTGGCGCCCGACCGCGAGCAGAGCGCCGCCAGCCACGCGATCAGCCTCCACCGCCCCCTGCGGATCCACGAGGTGGCCGACGATTGGTGGTCGGTGGACGGCACCCCCACCGATTGCGTCTACCTGGCCCTGCACCATCTGCTCAAGGACCGGCGGCCGGACGTGGTGGTCTCCGGGATCAACTACGGCGCCAACCTCGCCGACGACGTGACCTACTCGGGCACCGTCGCCGCGGCGATGGAGGGCGCGCTCCTCGGCGTGCCGGCCATCGCCGTTTCGCTGGTCTCGAGGGAGACCTTCGATTTCGCCTTCGCGGCGAAATTCGCAGCGGGGCTCGCCGCAGAGGTGGCGGAGCGGAAGCTGCCCCGCGGCATGCTGCTCAACGTGAACGTGCCGCGGGATCCTGCAGGCGGCTACCGCTTCACCAAGCTGGGCAAGCGGAGCTACGGCTCGGCGGTGGTGGAGAACGTCGACCCCCGCGGCCGCAAGTACTACTGGATCGGCGGCTCGGAATCGAAGCACGTCGACATCCCGGGATCCGACTGCAACGCCGTCTTCGGCGAGCGCCTGATCAGCGTGACGCCACTCCACCTCGACCTCACCGAGTACAAGCTCCTCGACGAGCTGCGGGCCTGGAGCGTGCCGGGCTTCGACGCGGACGAGCGGGCGACCTGA
- a CDS encoding segregation and condensation protein A: MGEVVKGRRGKAAQVDEAGEQPSHEFVVAARAFTLTLPTFEGPLDLLLHLIREHKLDIFDIPIAFVTQEYLAYLERMKELNLDIAGEFLVMAATLAHIKSRLLLPRPETPPEESEEEQGDPRAELVRRLLEYQKYKAAAEDLARQDLLGRDVFTRQVRAEAVPFAEGELGIKEVSVFKLIEALDKVLKNLKPEKQHQVVLERVSISDAISRIADLLRGKDHVTFFELFEGMTERHRVIATFLGLLEMTRLKLVRVLQEERGGDIVISRTERLGDDDVDIRDDFR; the protein is encoded by the coding sequence GTGGGCGAGGTGGTGAAGGGTCGGCGCGGCAAGGCCGCGCAGGTCGACGAGGCCGGCGAGCAGCCCTCCCACGAGTTCGTGGTGGCGGCGCGGGCCTTCACGCTCACGCTGCCCACCTTCGAAGGTCCGCTGGACCTCCTCCTCCACCTCATCCGCGAGCACAAGCTCGACATCTTCGACATCCCCATCGCCTTCGTCACCCAGGAGTACCTCGCGTACCTGGAGCGGATGAAGGAGCTCAACCTCGACATCGCCGGCGAGTTTCTGGTGATGGCGGCGACGCTGGCCCACATCAAGAGCCGACTCCTGCTGCCCAGGCCCGAGACCCCGCCGGAGGAGAGCGAGGAGGAGCAGGGCGATCCGCGCGCCGAGCTGGTGCGGCGGCTCCTCGAGTACCAGAAGTACAAGGCCGCGGCGGAGGACCTGGCCCGGCAGGACCTCCTCGGGCGCGACGTCTTCACCAGGCAGGTGCGGGCGGAGGCGGTGCCCTTCGCCGAGGGGGAGCTGGGGATCAAGGAGGTCTCGGTCTTCAAGCTGATCGAGGCGCTCGACAAGGTCCTCAAGAACCTCAAGCCCGAGAAGCAGCACCAGGTGGTGCTCGAGCGGGTCTCGATCTCCGACGCGATCAGCCGGATCGCCGACCTGCTCCGGGGCAAGGATCACGTCACCTTCTTCGAGCTCTTCGAGGGGATGACCGAGCGCCACCGCGTGATCGCCACCTTCCTCGGCCTGCTGGAGATGACCCGGCTCAAGCTGGTGCGGGTCCTCCAGGAGGAGCGGGGCGGCGACATCGTGATCAGCCGGACCGAGCGCCTCGGCGACGACGACGTCGACATCCGGGACGATTTCCGCTGA
- a CDS encoding M23 family metallopeptidase: MVRRVNGRLRQLSLLALAAVAITGCVPPRATWARDTGTAPAATAAGAGSASAGAERKAPVSTTGGGGHGSDGLVHVVQRGENLYRIALHYGLSADEVADANEITDPTQLAVGRELVIPQRKGSAAAAPGRTTSRPKVRPSVSRREPARGKRENAILGWPVQGVLYSRFGPRGATRHDGIDIAAPEGTKIVAAADGVVLFAGTQRGYGNIVILRHQGDLITIYAHNQRNLVQEGAEVKAGQPLALVGRTGRATGPHCHFEVRRGTEPHDPLDFLP, translated from the coding sequence ATGGTCCGAAGGGTGAACGGCCGCCTGCGCCAGCTTTCCCTTCTCGCGCTCGCGGCGGTGGCGATCACCGGCTGTGTTCCGCCCCGTGCGACCTGGGCCCGGGATACCGGCACCGCGCCTGCCGCCACCGCTGCCGGTGCGGGATCCGCTTCCGCGGGGGCGGAGCGCAAGGCGCCGGTGTCGACGACGGGCGGCGGCGGCCACGGCAGCGACGGCCTCGTCCACGTGGTGCAGCGCGGGGAGAACCTCTACCGGATCGCTCTGCACTACGGCCTCTCGGCGGACGAGGTGGCAGACGCCAACGAGATCACCGATCCCACCCAGCTGGCAGTGGGGCGTGAACTCGTCATCCCGCAGCGCAAGGGGAGCGCCGCGGCGGCGCCGGGGCGCACCACGTCCCGGCCGAAGGTGCGGCCGAGCGTCTCCCGCCGCGAACCCGCCAGGGGCAAGCGGGAGAACGCGATCCTCGGCTGGCCGGTGCAGGGCGTGCTCTACAGCCGCTTCGGCCCCCGCGGCGCCACCCGCCACGACGGCATCGACATCGCCGCCCCCGAGGGGACGAAGATCGTCGCCGCGGCGGACGGGGTGGTGCTCTTCGCCGGAACCCAGCGCGGCTACGGCAACATCGTGATCCTCCGCCACCAGGGCGATCTGATCACCATCTACGCCCACAACCAGCGCAACCTGGTGCAGGAGGGCGCCGAGGTGAAGGCGGGGCAGCCGCTGGCGCTGGTGGGCCGCACCGGCAGGGCGACCGGTCCCCATTGCCATTTCGAGGTCCGTCGGGGCACCGAACCCCACGATCCGCTCGACTTCCTGCCCTGA
- the scpB gene encoding SMC-Scp complex subunit ScpB produces MSNETTRRNAENRRGGRVVEAVEERTPAAVDEDAAAFLQEAAEAAAAAALEAEALATELDEAAAPEDALPVHAEAPEDAPAEEPAADEVAAADEVAHEAPDEADADGALEAAAEALDAVEAEVEEVAVAAVDPIAVEDANVAAFEAGAEEDAALQAEMARELSEDAPTAEEEALAQAAEEREDEETPAEIAELEEDLQGSFDKIAAKARKLTEDQARHVVHSLLFVSDKPLTVEQMRAASGLEAHRIKDALERLAGELREGISGVVLSEVSGAWQLRTAPESAEFVRRFLHVKPRRLTRAALETLAIIAYRQPVTRPEIEDIRGVDCGAVVKALLDWKLIKILGKKDEVGRPLLYGTSREFLEFFQLKDLASLPTLREFHELNEESVQIVEEELGPEAAAGIAGTVAELTDPAYLEAEKERVAKSEQALAELEQALADAEQKASDVAQTINPPKEPETPPEAEGAAS; encoded by the coding sequence GTGAGCAACGAGACGACGCGTCGCAACGCCGAAAACCGCCGGGGTGGGCGGGTGGTGGAGGCCGTGGAGGAGCGGACCCCCGCCGCGGTGGACGAGGACGCGGCAGCGTTCCTCCAGGAGGCGGCCGAGGCCGCTGCGGCTGCGGCGCTCGAGGCGGAGGCGCTCGCGACGGAGCTGGACGAGGCGGCGGCGCCGGAGGATGCGCTCCCGGTGCATGCGGAAGCGCCCGAAGACGCGCCTGCGGAGGAGCCTGCCGCCGACGAGGTCGCCGCTGCCGACGAGGTGGCGCACGAGGCGCCGGACGAAGCCGACGCGGACGGCGCCCTCGAGGCTGCTGCCGAGGCCCTCGATGCGGTGGAAGCCGAGGTCGAGGAGGTTGCCGTTGCCGCGGTCGACCCGATCGCCGTGGAGGACGCCAACGTCGCTGCCTTCGAGGCCGGTGCCGAGGAGGACGCGGCGCTCCAGGCCGAGATGGCCCGCGAGCTCTCCGAGGACGCCCCCACCGCTGAGGAGGAGGCCCTCGCCCAGGCAGCGGAGGAGCGGGAGGACGAGGAGACCCCCGCCGAGATCGCCGAGCTCGAGGAGGATCTCCAGGGCTCGTTCGACAAGATCGCCGCCAAGGCCCGCAAGCTCACCGAGGACCAGGCGCGGCACGTGGTCCACTCGCTCCTCTTCGTCTCCGACAAGCCGCTCACCGTGGAGCAGATGCGCGCAGCGAGCGGCCTCGAGGCCCATCGGATCAAGGACGCCCTGGAGCGCCTCGCCGGCGAGCTGCGCGAAGGGATCTCCGGCGTCGTGCTCTCCGAGGTGTCGGGAGCCTGGCAGCTCCGCACCGCGCCGGAGTCGGCGGAGTTCGTGCGTCGCTTCCTCCACGTGAAGCCCCGCCGGCTCACGCGCGCCGCTCTCGAGACCCTGGCGATCATCGCCTACCGCCAGCCGGTGACCCGGCCGGAGATCGAGGACATCCGCGGCGTCGATTGCGGCGCGGTGGTGAAGGCGCTCCTCGATTGGAAGCTGATCAAGATCCTCGGAAAGAAGGACGAGGTGGGCCGTCCGCTGCTCTACGGAACGTCCCGGGAGTTCCTGGAGTTCTTCCAGCTGAAGGACCTCGCGTCGTTGCCGACGCTGCGGGAGTTCCACGAGCTCAACGAAGAGAGCGTGCAGATCGTCGAGGAGGAGCTGGGGCCCGAGGCGGCAGCGGGCATCGCCGGCACCGTGGCGGAGCTCACCGACCCGGCCTACCTCGAGGCAGAGAAGGAGCGCGTCGCCAAGAGCGAGCAGGCGCTGGCAGAGCTGGAGCAGGCCCTCGCCGACGCCGAGCAGAAGGCGAGCGACGTCGCCCAGACCATCAACCCGCCGAAGGAGCCCGAAACACCTCCCGAGGCGGAGGGCGCCGCCAGCTGA